In Vibrio japonicus, the following are encoded in one genomic region:
- the nrdD gene encoding anaerobic ribonucleoside-triphosphate reductase, which translates to MKPIVIKRDGSRAPFSRDRIQSAVEAAAEHVDKEIAIYALNVALAVELQLKDHDEVHIAEIQTLVENELMQGPFKSLARSYIEYRHDRDIAREKQSVLTREIEGLIEESNVDLINENANKDGKVIPTQRDLLAGIVAKHYAKTHILPRDIVQAHEHGDIHYHDLDYAPFFPMFNCMLIDLKGMLTHGFKMGNAEIDTPKSISTATAVTAQIIAQVASHIYGGTTINRIDEVLQPYVMASYEKHLSVAKEWDIRDPEGFARNRTEKECFDAFQSLEYEVNTLHTANGQTPFVTFGFGLGTTWASRLIQQSILKNRIAGLGKNSKTAVFPKLVFGIKDGLNHKAGDPNYDIKKLALECASKRMYPDILNYDKVVEVTGSFKTPMGCRSFLSTYEENGELIHEGRNNLGVVSLNLPRIALRAGGDEAKFYELLDEKLKIARRALETRISRLENVKARVAPILYMEGACGTRLKADEPIANIFKNGRASISLGYIGVHETINALFGAETHLYDDSELRNKAIAIIKHLKEAVNRWSEESGYGYSLYGTPSENLCSRFCRIDTKEFGVVEGVTDKGYYTNSFHLDVEKKVNPYDKIDFEMPYPEISSGGFICYGEFPNMQRNIEALENVWDYSYTRVPYYGTNTPIDECYECGYMGEFECTSKGFTCPSCGNHDSTKVSVTRRVCGYLGSPDARPFNFGKQEEVKRRVKHL; encoded by the coding sequence GATGCAAGGGCCATTTAAATCGCTTGCACGTTCGTACATTGAGTACCGTCATGATCGTGATATTGCACGCGAGAAGCAGAGCGTGCTTACGCGTGAAATCGAAGGGTTGATTGAGGAAAGCAACGTTGATCTGATCAACGAAAATGCCAACAAAGACGGGAAGGTGATTCCGACGCAGCGTGATTTACTCGCAGGTATAGTGGCGAAACACTACGCTAAAACTCACATTCTTCCACGAGATATTGTTCAAGCTCATGAGCACGGCGACATCCATTACCACGATCTAGACTACGCACCTTTTTTCCCAATGTTTAACTGTATGTTGATCGATTTAAAAGGCATGCTGACGCACGGCTTTAAGATGGGCAATGCAGAAATAGACACGCCTAAGTCCATTTCTACCGCCACCGCCGTCACTGCCCAAATCATCGCACAGGTCGCAAGCCACATTTATGGTGGAACCACCATCAACCGAATTGATGAAGTGCTACAGCCTTACGTAATGGCAAGCTATGAGAAACATCTTAGTGTTGCCAAAGAGTGGGACATCCGCGATCCAGAAGGGTTTGCTCGAAATCGCACCGAGAAAGAGTGCTTTGATGCCTTCCAGTCGCTTGAATATGAGGTAAACACACTGCACACCGCTAATGGGCAAACGCCGTTTGTAACGTTTGGTTTTGGTTTAGGGACAACTTGGGCATCTCGCCTGATTCAACAATCCATACTGAAAAACCGAATTGCGGGATTGGGCAAGAACAGCAAAACTGCGGTATTCCCTAAATTAGTCTTTGGCATTAAAGATGGCTTAAATCACAAAGCTGGCGATCCAAACTACGACATTAAAAAACTGGCCTTGGAGTGCGCGTCTAAACGCATGTACCCAGACATTCTGAACTACGACAAAGTGGTTGAAGTGACAGGATCGTTTAAAACGCCAATGGGTTGTCGTAGCTTCCTGAGCACTTATGAAGAGAATGGCGAGCTTATTCACGAAGGTCGTAACAACTTGGGTGTGGTCAGCTTGAATTTGCCTAGGATTGCGCTTCGAGCAGGTGGCGATGAAGCGAAATTCTACGAGTTACTGGATGAAAAACTAAAAATTGCCCGTCGTGCGCTAGAGACACGTATCTCACGCCTTGAAAACGTAAAAGCGCGTGTCGCTCCAATACTCTATATGGAAGGTGCGTGTGGTACTCGCCTAAAAGCGGACGAGCCAATCGCGAATATTTTTAAGAATGGTCGTGCGTCTATCTCTTTGGGCTACATTGGCGTACATGAAACGATCAATGCATTGTTCGGTGCAGAAACTCACCTATACGATGACAGTGAGTTACGTAATAAAGCAATCGCAATCATCAAACACCTTAAAGAAGCGGTCAACCGCTGGAGCGAAGAATCTGGGTACGGCTACAGCCTGTATGGGACGCCGAGTGAAAACTTGTGCAGCCGTTTCTGCCGTATTGATACCAAAGAGTTTGGCGTAGTAGAGGGAGTGACAGACAAAGGCTATTACACAAACAGCTTCCATTTGGATGTAGAGAAGAAGGTTAACCCATACGACAAAATTGACTTCGAGATGCCTTACCCAGAAATCTCCAGCGGTGGGTTCATCTGTTATGGTGAGTTTCCGAATATGCAGAGAAACATTGAAGCGCTAGAGAACGTCTGGGATTACAGCTACACCCGAGTACCCTATTACGGAACAAACACGCCGATCGATGAATGTTACGAATGCGGCTACATGGGTGAGTTTGAATGTACCAGCAAAGGTTTCACTTGCCCGAGTTGCGGAAACCATGATTCTACCAAAGTGTCGGTAACACGCCGCGTATGTGGTTACTTAGGTAGTCCAGACGCACGTCCGTTTAACTTTGGTAAACAAGAAGAAGTGAAACGTCGAGTGAAACACCTATAG